A region from the Kribbella shirazensis genome encodes:
- a CDS encoding MBL fold metallo-hydrolase, translating to MHTIEDTCLVYLLVDPSSRTAVAIDAGSGRWLDRLPSYGVDSVTDVLVTHHHRDQVEGLPLLAATGTRIWVPQNEAELIADADHHWQRRNVVNNYDLHTDRSSILSSVPVTGVMKDYSTAQIGHVSVRTLPTPGHTPGSVTYLIDGYAFTGDLIHSPGKVWSGAALQWSYVGMEGAAMTLASLAQLLDHSPRALLPSHGSRMDDPAAAVQATCAALQDLITVRLGTPSGLLDKLESPYVELSPHLLMNRTSESRSYVLLSDSGTALLIDYGYDLTTSIPTGGPRHVVRPWLPSLRALQRDYGIERVEVAIPTHYHDDHVAAFNLMREVHGTEVWASGPVAHVLENPTDYDLPCLWYEPIPCAQHVVNGSAIKWREYELSLYDLPGHTLYASAIGFEVDGQRVLATGDQQTGSWEPGRSAEIPNFQYANAFAAEDYVASAALYQRLQPELMISGHWDPRPVTPSYLDELTRLGDEVARVHRALLPPDDPVFTGTVRISPYRMDAVNGQPFTVRVNAPADLVVPAGWECRRVSAQEFVVIPQVTAPVRRARIAAGITRDGIYLGQLAEALVDVRLS from the coding sequence ATGCACACGATCGAGGACACCTGCCTGGTGTACCTGCTCGTCGACCCGTCGTCGCGGACGGCCGTGGCGATCGACGCCGGCAGCGGACGCTGGCTCGACCGCTTGCCGTCGTACGGCGTGGACTCGGTGACCGACGTACTGGTCACGCACCACCATCGGGACCAGGTGGAAGGACTGCCCCTGCTGGCCGCCACCGGCACACGGATCTGGGTGCCGCAGAACGAGGCCGAGCTGATCGCCGACGCCGACCATCACTGGCAGCGGCGGAACGTGGTGAACAACTACGACCTGCACACCGACCGGTCCTCGATCCTCTCGTCGGTGCCCGTGACAGGTGTGATGAAGGACTACAGCACCGCACAGATCGGACACGTGTCGGTGCGGACGCTGCCGACACCAGGTCACACGCCGGGGAGCGTCACCTATCTGATCGACGGCTACGCGTTCACGGGTGACCTCATCCACAGCCCGGGCAAGGTGTGGTCGGGCGCCGCGTTGCAGTGGTCGTACGTCGGCATGGAGGGCGCTGCGATGACTCTGGCGTCCCTGGCGCAACTGCTCGACCACTCGCCACGAGCGCTCCTGCCCAGCCATGGTTCACGGATGGACGACCCGGCTGCCGCAGTGCAGGCGACCTGTGCAGCGTTGCAGGACCTGATCACCGTGCGACTCGGCACACCGAGCGGTTTGCTCGACAAGCTCGAGAGCCCGTACGTCGAGCTGAGCCCGCACCTGCTGATGAACCGGACCAGCGAGTCCCGCAGCTACGTGCTGCTGAGCGACTCCGGTACTGCGCTGTTGATCGACTACGGGTACGACCTGACCACCAGCATCCCCACCGGTGGTCCACGGCATGTGGTGCGACCTTGGCTGCCGAGTCTGCGCGCACTGCAGCGTGACTACGGCATCGAACGCGTCGAGGTGGCGATCCCGACCCACTACCACGACGACCACGTTGCCGCCTTCAACCTGATGCGAGAGGTGCACGGGACAGAAGTGTGGGCATCCGGTCCGGTGGCACACGTCCTGGAGAATCCGACCGACTACGACCTGCCGTGTCTCTGGTACGAACCGATCCCGTGCGCGCAGCACGTCGTGAACGGTTCCGCGATCAAGTGGCGCGAGTACGAGCTGTCGCTGTACGACCTGCCGGGCCACACGTTGTACGCGTCGGCCATCGGGTTCGAGGTGGACGGACAGCGCGTGCTGGCGACAGGTGACCAGCAGACCGGCAGCTGGGAGCCGGGTAGGTCAGCGGAGATCCCGAACTTCCAGTACGCGAATGCCTTCGCGGCTGAGGACTACGTGGCGTCGGCCGCGCTGTACCAGCGACTGCAGCCGGAACTGATGATTTCCGGCCACTGGGACCCGCGCCCGGTGACCCCGTCGTACCTGGACGAGCTGACCCGTCTCGGTGACGAAGTCGCCCGGGTTCATCGGGCGTTGCTCCCACCGGACGACCCGGTGTTCACAGGCACTGTCCGCATCTCGCCGTACCGGATGGACGCCGTCAACGGGCAGCCGTTCACCGTGCGGGTAAATGCGCCAGCTGACCTCGTGGTCCCGGCCGGGTGGGAGTGCCGTCGGGTCAGCGCTCAGGAGTTCGTGGTGATCCCCCAGGTCACCGCGCCGGTACGGCGGGCGCGGATCGCGGCCGGGATCACGCGGGACGGGATCTACCTGGGGCAACTGGCCGAAGCTCTCGTCGACGTACGCCTTTCGTGA
- a CDS encoding anti-sigma factor antagonist, giving the protein MTIQPEPHDGEMIRTTFDAVTEELEPGVLRVRLSGEIDIASTDFAAEAIRAAVAPPARLVLIDVSAVTFCSSAGLGNLVEARNLAGRHNITLALVGVGRPVDRPLSVTGLGGQFRIYGTADEAIADL; this is encoded by the coding sequence GTGACGATCCAGCCAGAGCCGCACGACGGCGAGATGATCCGCACCACGTTCGACGCGGTGACCGAGGAGCTGGAACCAGGTGTCCTGCGGGTCCGGTTGTCGGGCGAGATCGACATCGCGAGCACCGACTTCGCCGCCGAGGCGATCCGGGCCGCTGTCGCACCACCGGCGCGACTCGTGCTGATCGACGTCTCCGCTGTCACGTTCTGCAGTTCCGCCGGGCTGGGCAACCTGGTCGAGGCACGGAACCTGGCCGGCCGGCACAACATCACGCTGGCCCTCGTCGGTGTCGGCCGCCCGGTCGACCGGCCGCTCAGCGTCACCGGACTCGGCGGACAGTTCCGCATCTACGGCACGGCCGACGAGGCGATCGCCGACCTCTGA
- a CDS encoding SDR family oxidoreductase — protein sequence MGVLDGKAALVTGGSRGIGAAIVRRLAADGAVVTFTYASSEAAAAEVVTDVKASGGAAIAVHADQADLSAIDGLFDRAAAPTGTLDIFVCNAAEAMVKPIADVTADDYDQLFATNVKGPYFAIQRAGRVLPDGGRIIALSTLNTVMPGPGISLYAASKAALEQFVKVAAREYGPRAITVNTVSPGATDTDMFHDHNPPAIRDALVGITALGRMGEPAEVADVVAFLAGPDARWMTGQNLRATGGMLV from the coding sequence ATGGGCGTTCTCGACGGTAAGGCAGCACTTGTCACCGGTGGCTCGCGCGGCATCGGCGCCGCGATCGTCCGGCGATTGGCGGCGGACGGCGCCGTGGTGACCTTCACGTACGCGAGCAGCGAAGCGGCCGCGGCCGAGGTCGTCACGGACGTCAAGGCGAGCGGCGGAGCGGCGATCGCAGTCCACGCGGACCAGGCGGACCTGTCGGCGATCGACGGGCTCTTCGACCGCGCGGCCGCGCCGACCGGGACGCTGGACATCTTCGTCTGCAACGCAGCCGAGGCCATGGTGAAGCCGATCGCCGACGTCACGGCCGACGACTACGACCAGCTGTTCGCGACCAACGTCAAAGGTCCGTACTTCGCCATTCAGCGCGCCGGCCGCGTACTGCCCGACGGCGGCCGGATCATCGCGCTGTCGACCCTCAACACCGTGATGCCGGGCCCCGGGATCTCTCTGTACGCCGCGAGCAAGGCAGCGCTCGAGCAGTTCGTGAAGGTCGCCGCCCGCGAGTACGGCCCGCGCGCGATCACCGTCAACACCGTGTCGCCGGGCGCGACCGACACCGACATGTTCCACGACCACAACCCGCCGGCGATCAGGGACGCACTCGTCGGCATCACCGCGCTCGGCCGGATGGGTGAGCCGGCCGAGGTCGCCGACGTGGTCGCGTTCCTCGCCGGCCCGGACGCCCGGTGGATGACCGGGCAGAACCTCCGCGCGACCGGAGGGATGCTGGTCTGA